A region of Zootoca vivipara chromosome 15, rZooViv1.1, whole genome shotgun sequence DNA encodes the following proteins:
- the CRK gene encoding adapter molecule crk isoform X1: protein MAGQFDAEDQASWYWGRLNRVEAVGLLQGQRHGTFLVRDSSSIPGDFVLSVSESSRVSHYIVNSQGSNNPPRFRIGDQEFDSLPALLEFYKIHYLDTTTLIEPVSKSKHNSDVQLRQEEAEYVRALFDFNGNDEEDLPFKKGDILRIREKPEEQWWNAEDSEGKRGMIPVPYVEKYRPSSASVSAPIGGR from the exons ATGGCCGGGCAGTTCGACGCGGAGGACCAGGCGAGCTGGTACTGGGGCCGCCTGAACCGGGTCGAGGCGGTGGGGCTCCTGCAGGGGCAGCGCCACGGCACCTTCCTGGTGCGGGACTCCAGCAGCATCCCCGGAGACTTCGTCCTCTCCGTCTCCGAGAGTTCCCGCGTCTCCCACTACATCGTCAACAGCCAAG GGTCAAATAATCCTCCTAGGTTTCGAATAGGGGACCAAGAGTTTGACTCCCTGCCAGCTTTACTGGAGTTCTACAAAATACACTACTTGGACACTACAACCTTGATAGAACCTGTTTCAAAATCCAAACATAACAGTGATGTGCAGCTGAGGCAGGAAGAGGCTGAGTATGTGCGTGCTCTCTTTGACTTTAATGGCAATGATGAGGAAGATCTTCCATTTAAAAAAGGAGACATACTGAGAATCCGGGAAAAGCCTGAAGAGCAGTGGTGGAATGCAGAAGACAGCGAAGGCAAGCGAGGGATGATCCCTGTTCCATACGTCGAGAAGTATAGACCTTCCTCTGCTTCAGTATCTGCTCCGATTGGAG GTCGGTGA
- the CRK gene encoding adapter molecule crk isoform X2, with protein sequence MAGQFDAEDQASWYWGRLNRVEAVGLLQGQRHGTFLVRDSSSIPGDFVLSVSESSRVSHYIVNSQGSNNPPRFRIGDQEFDSLPALLEFYKIHYLDTTTLIEPVSKSKHNSDVQLRQEEAEYVRALFDFNGNDEEDLPFKKGDILRIREKPEEQWWNAEDSEGKRGMIPVPYVEKYRPSSASVSAPIGGNQDSALPQPLGGPEPGPYAQPSINTPLPNLQNGPIFARVIQKRVPNAYDKTALALEVGELVKVTKINMSGQWEGECNGRRGHFPFTHVRLLDQQNPEEDFS encoded by the exons ATGGCCGGGCAGTTCGACGCGGAGGACCAGGCGAGCTGGTACTGGGGCCGCCTGAACCGGGTCGAGGCGGTGGGGCTCCTGCAGGGGCAGCGCCACGGCACCTTCCTGGTGCGGGACTCCAGCAGCATCCCCGGAGACTTCGTCCTCTCCGTCTCCGAGAGTTCCCGCGTCTCCCACTACATCGTCAACAGCCAAG GGTCAAATAATCCTCCTAGGTTTCGAATAGGGGACCAAGAGTTTGACTCCCTGCCAGCTTTACTGGAGTTCTACAAAATACACTACTTGGACACTACAACCTTGATAGAACCTGTTTCAAAATCCAAACATAACAGTGATGTGCAGCTGAGGCAGGAAGAGGCTGAGTATGTGCGTGCTCTCTTTGACTTTAATGGCAATGATGAGGAAGATCTTCCATTTAAAAAAGGAGACATACTGAGAATCCGGGAAAAGCCTGAAGAGCAGTGGTGGAATGCAGAAGACAGCGAAGGCAAGCGAGGGATGATCCCTGTTCCATACGTCGAGAAGTATAGACCTTCCTCTGCTTCAGTATCTGCTCCGATTGGAGGTAACCAGGATAGTGCGCTCCCACAGCCACTGGGTGGGCCGGAGCCAGGTCCCTATGCCCAGCCCAGCATCAACACTCCGCTCCCCAACCTCCAGAATGGCCCCATATTTGCCCGGGTTATCCAGAAGCGGGTCCCTAATGCCTACGACAAGACAGCCTTGGCTTTGGAG GTCGGTGAGCTGGTAAAGGTCACCAAGATTAACATGAGTGGCCAGTGGGAAGGAGAGTGCAATGGCAGGAGAGGACACTTCCCGTTCACGCATGTCCGGCTGCTCGATCAACAGAATCCCGAGGAAGACTTCAGCTGA